GCCGTCGAACGACCAGCGCTCGCCCTGGTCGAGGGCCAAGGCATCGACGCACCAGAACCCGGCATTGTGCCGGGTTCTGACGTATTCGGCCCCGGGGTTACCGAGGCCGACGATGAGACGTAGTGAAGCCATGCTTGCAAACGGAACCTGTGTGGGAGCCGCCTCGGCGGCCATGGAGCGGGGTCACCGCTTCGTTGGCGTTTCGCCGATGAATCGGCTCCCACAGGGTGCCGATTACTTCTTCTCTTCGGCCGGGGCGTCGCCGCCTTCGGCGGTCGGATCGACTTCTTCCTGGATCGAGGCCACGGTGACGACGGCGACGTCGTGCTCCTTGCCCAGGCCCAGCTCCGGCACTTCCACGCCCTTCGGGAGCTTGAGGTCCGAAAGGTGGATGATGTCGCCGGCCTTGAGGTCGGCCAGGTCGATTTCGATGAACTCCGGGAGATCCTTCGGCAGGCAGGAGACCGTCACTTCCGTGAGGTTGTGCGAGATCACCAGACCGGCGGTCTTGCCGGCCGGGGACTTCTCCTGGTTCAGGAAGTGCAGCGGCACGGCGACGCGAACGGCTTCGTTCTCGTTCACGCGCTGGAAGTCCATGTGCAGCATGAGCTGCTTGAACGGATGCTTCTGCC
This window of the Luteibacter aegosomatis genome carries:
- a CDS encoding 50S ribosomal protein L25/general stress protein Ctc; this encodes MATNHQLTATSRKIEGKGASRRLRTAGYVPAIVYGAGEAPQAIQVLHNDILLGSRFESFYSSVIELTVDGKKQSVLIKDWQKHPFKQLMLHMDFQRVNENEAVRVAVPLHFLNQEKSPAGKTAGLVISHNLTEVTVSCLPKDLPEFIEIDLADLKAGDIIHLSDLKLPKGVEVPELGLGKEHDVAVVTVASIQEEVDPTAEGGDAPAEEKK